The Solanum pennellii chromosome 11, SPENNV200 genome contains a region encoding:
- the LOC107003006 gene encoding uncharacterized protein LOC107003006, which yields MGNCLGVSRKSASEIAPADVLKKYPAVKLYGNPNSVTTYYIRCALLYKPVTVNFVPSDTHQSPAVEYKSDSVTGSVDSVLRYLDLKFPEPKLLTGSIGGWYDETTPFVVWLVILQHRSIMWHLERMGRWAEDLAARGGKARGDPAMGTPRMEVRKFARGYSQLLELMLEHAQMEERVVFQILEKADRGLSKAANEEHARDLPMMNGIKEDIKSIGVLDSGHPAYQDALCNLSTRLKTLKEHSKKHFEEEEKNLLPLMEAAELSKAQQDKVLDQCLDVMHGTHSHLFRFFMEGLLPPDAMHYLDMLSRCSDQNRVSTMLRLITDKAV from the exons ATGGGGAATTGTTTGGGGGTATCGAGGAAGTCGGCATCGGAGATTGCGCCGGCCGATGTGCTGAAGAAATATCCGGCAGTGAAGCTGTATGGAAATCCGAATAGTGTTACGACTTATTACATTCGATGTGCTCTGCTTTACAAGCCGGTGACAGTCAATTTCGTCCCCTCTGATACCCACCAATCGCCGGCGGTGGAGTATAAATCGGATTCCGTTACTGGGTCTGTTGATTCCGTGCTGCGTTACTTGGATTTGAAGTTTCCGGAGCCGAAGCTGTTGACGGGGAGTATTGGTGGGTGGTATGATGAAACGACGCCGTTTGTTGTGTGGTTGGTTATTTTGCAGCATAGGAGTATAATGTGGCATTTGGAGAGAATGGGGAGGTGGGCGGAGGACTTGGCGGCTCGTGGAGGTAAAGCACGAGGTGATCCGGCAATGGGGACTCCACGAATGGAGGTGAGGAAGTTTGCTAGAGGCTATTCACAGTTGCTGGAGCTAATGCTTGAACATGCTCAAATGGAAGAAAGAGTTGTCTTTCAAATCTTGGAAAAAGCTGATAGag GACTGTCTAAAGCTGCAAATGAGGAGCATGCAAGGGACCTTCCTATGATGAATGGTATTAAAGAAGATATCAAATCTATAGGAGTTCTTGATTCAGGGCATCCTGCCTACCAAGATGCCCTCTGTAACCTTTCTACTCGACTCAAAACCTTAAAG GAGCATAGCAAGAAACACTTTGAAGAAGAGGAGAAGAATCTCCTGCCACTGATGGAGGCAGCTGAATTGAGTAAAGCACAACAGGATAAAGTCCTAGACCAGTGTTTGGATGTCATGCACGGGACACACTCTCATCTGTTTCGTTTCTTTATGGAAGGCCTCCTCCCTCCAGATGCCATGCATTACTTAGACATGCTTTCTAGGTGCAGTGACCAAAACCGAGTGTCTACAATGCTCCGATTAATCACTGATAAGGCTGTATAA